In the genome of Acidimicrobiia bacterium, one region contains:
- a CDS encoding bi-domain-containing oxidoreductase has protein sequence MKQIAQNYRSGELLLVDVPPPACRPGGVLVRSHFSLVSTGTEMMKIEQAKLSLAGKARARPDQVRKVVDTAVQVGPLEAYRRATNKLDSLTPLGYSLAGEVVEVGRGAGDLAVGQLVACAGNEYALHAEVNWVPTNLCVPVGSGVRAEHAAFATVGAIALQGVRRAETQLGESACVIGLGLVGQLTVQLLVAAGVRVFGFDPVAERCRIAEESGATVCAAPDAEGVDLVEKAILHASGDLGADCVLVTAGGDTNEPLRIAARVARDRARVVDVGKCRIDLPWNDYYAKELDVRFSRSYGPGRYDETYELEGIDYPAGYVRWTERRNLACFVDLLERNALDLTRVHSATVPFARAAEVYEEMRTGARRDIGLLFEYPPASVAEQTEAAAAALEAPAAAAAPARRTARAASGFVRVGFLGAGSYASSTLLPLLRDDERVELACVATNRSLSALDAQRKFGFVDTTTSVDRVLDDERIDAVFVVTRHHSHADLACRALERGKAVFVEKPLALSEDELDRVLAAAHATPGAMLMVGFNRRFAPRFVDLKQRFAGRGEPGHAHYLVSAGRLDATSWYANEVLEGSRFVGEGGHFVDTLSWWFDAAPVEVRAMPGINRDDVIATIRYDNGSLGTITYVTDGSARAPKETFDASAAGHTARLENFRRTTAWNGRHKHTSRPALGIDKGQGAELRAFVDAVRTQRPSPIPLESLATTTRATLAIARSLDTGRPERP, from the coding sequence GTGAAGCAGATCGCGCAGAACTACCGGTCGGGCGAGCTGCTGCTCGTCGACGTCCCGCCGCCCGCGTGCCGGCCCGGCGGCGTGCTCGTGCGTTCGCACTTCTCGCTCGTGTCGACCGGCACCGAGATGATGAAGATCGAGCAGGCCAAGCTCTCGCTCGCAGGGAAGGCGCGGGCGCGCCCCGACCAGGTGCGCAAGGTCGTCGACACCGCGGTCCAGGTCGGCCCGCTCGAGGCGTACCGGCGCGCGACCAACAAGCTCGACTCGCTCACGCCGCTCGGCTACTCGCTCGCGGGCGAGGTCGTCGAGGTCGGGCGCGGTGCCGGCGATCTCGCGGTCGGCCAGCTCGTCGCGTGCGCGGGGAACGAGTACGCGCTGCACGCCGAGGTCAACTGGGTGCCGACCAACCTCTGCGTGCCCGTCGGCTCCGGCGTGCGCGCGGAGCACGCGGCGTTCGCGACCGTGGGCGCGATCGCACTGCAGGGCGTGCGGCGCGCGGAGACCCAGCTCGGTGAGTCGGCGTGCGTGATCGGCCTCGGCCTCGTGGGGCAGCTCACCGTGCAGCTGCTCGTCGCGGCGGGCGTGCGCGTGTTCGGGTTCGACCCGGTCGCCGAGCGCTGCCGCATCGCGGAGGAGTCGGGTGCGACCGTGTGCGCGGCGCCCGACGCCGAGGGGGTCGATCTCGTCGAGAAGGCGATCCTGCACGCGAGCGGCGACCTCGGCGCCGACTGCGTGCTGGTCACCGCGGGCGGCGACACGAACGAGCCGCTGCGCATCGCGGCGCGCGTCGCGCGCGATCGCGCACGCGTGGTCGACGTCGGCAAGTGCCGCATCGACCTGCCGTGGAACGACTATTACGCGAAGGAGCTCGACGTCCGATTCTCGCGGTCGTACGGACCCGGCCGCTACGACGAGACCTACGAGCTCGAGGGGATCGACTACCCCGCGGGGTACGTGCGGTGGACCGAGCGCCGCAACCTCGCGTGCTTCGTCGACCTCCTGGAGCGCAACGCGCTCGATCTCACACGTGTGCACTCGGCGACGGTTCCGTTCGCGCGCGCGGCCGAGGTGTACGAGGAGATGCGCACCGGCGCGCGCCGCGACATCGGCCTGCTCTTCGAGTATCCGCCCGCGTCGGTGGCCGAGCAGACCGAAGCGGCCGCAGCCGCACTGGAAGCGCCGGCGGCCGCCGCCGCTCCGGCCCGGCGCACGGCGCGCGCGGCGTCCGGGTTCGTACGCGTCGGCTTCCTCGGCGCGGGAAGCTACGCGTCGTCGACCCTGCTCCCCCTGCTGCGCGACGATGAGCGCGTCGAGCTCGCGTGCGTCGCGACGAACCGGTCCCTCTCCGCGCTCGACGCGCAGCGCAAGTTCGGCTTCGTCGACACGACGACGTCGGTGGATCGCGTGCTCGACGACGAGCGCATCGACGCCGTCTTCGTCGTGACGCGTCATCACTCCCACGCCGACCTCGCGTGCCGCGCGCTCGAGCGCGGGAAGGCGGTGTTCGTCGAGAAGCCGCTCGCACTGTCGGAGGACGAGCTCGACCGCGTGCTCGCGGCCGCGCACGCGACGCCCGGCGCGATGTTGATGGTCGGCTTCAACCGCCGGTTCGCACCGCGCTTCGTCGATCTGAAGCAGCGCTTCGCGGGCCGGGGCGAGCCCGGGCACGCGCATTACCTCGTGAGCGCGGGCCGGCTCGATGCCACGAGCTGGTACGCGAACGAGGTCCTCGAAGGCTCGCGTTTCGTCGGTGAGGGCGGTCACTTCGTCGACACGCTCTCGTGGTGGTTCGACGCCGCGCCGGTCGAGGTGCGCGCGATGCCGGGTATCAACCGCGACGACGTGATCGCGACGATCCGCTACGACAACGGCTCGCTCGGCACGATCACGTACGTCACCGACGGCAGCGCGCGGGCACCCAAGGAGACGTTCGACGCGTCGGCGGCGGGTCACACCGCGCGCCTCGAGAACTTCCGCCGCACGACCGCGTGGAACGGCCGGCACAAGCACACGAGCCGCCCCGCGCTCGGCATCGACAAGGGACAGGGCGCGGAGCTGCGCGCCTTCGTCGACGCGGTGCGTACGCAGAGGCCGTCGCCGATCCCGCTCGAGTCGCTCGCCACCACGACGCGCGCGACGCTCGCGATCGCGCGCAGCCTCGACACCGGGCGGCCGGAGCGACCGTGA
- a CDS encoding alginate lyase family protein, producing MSPAETAVRVRDSVRQQVWRTRQVRPGADAGRVETRSDRRFTTVLAPAAGLALPPERCAAVIAEADRLLTGRSEVLGARRDDLDDPDWFHDPITGRRAPSERYAFGIRFRSEAETGNVKQVWEVSRHQHLTVLATAFYLTGDARYAQAVATQLRSWWRRNPFLSGVHWTSGIEIALRLVAWVWIRRLLDGWDGVHALFDDNDDALRQLAWHQQYLAAFRSVGSSANNHVIAEAAGQLVASCAMPWFARSAQWRTDAAELLTRSADANTFASGVNRELATDYHLFVAELLLLAAVESDCRGLPLADSVWNAIGRMIDVAAAVLDASGGAPRQGDADDGRALVVDDRAASRWDGLLDIGARLFGAPPWWPEHTSTVGSRLLGSLATRPPVARPERAALRPARFPDAGLALLRTRPDDPRPELWCRADGGPHGFLSTAAHGHADALSIEVRHGGVEIFVDPGTYCYHGEAAWRQYFRSTLAHNTVELAGRDQSRSGGPFMWVRHAQTQVLEVVVDGDGEIESWTAQHDGYADLSPPAIHRRTVRLDRDARRLEIVDEIDTTGAHALQLAFHLGCDVSVRPATTDASVFALAWPTAAGCATATLVLADALEWRVVRGGLDPVLGWYSPSFGVKQPTTTLVGTGTSVETARRLHTELAFEDAEARPHAREASGAASTVPGRVEEGELASPTPES from the coding sequence ATGTCACCCGCGGAGACGGCTGTGCGCGTGCGCGACTCCGTGCGCCAGCAGGTGTGGCGGACGCGCCAGGTGCGGCCCGGCGCCGACGCGGGTCGCGTCGAGACGCGGTCCGACCGCCGGTTCACGACCGTCCTCGCGCCGGCGGCCGGCCTCGCGTTGCCGCCCGAACGCTGTGCGGCGGTGATCGCGGAGGCCGACCGACTCTTGACCGGCCGCTCGGAGGTGCTCGGCGCGCGGCGCGACGACCTCGACGATCCCGACTGGTTCCACGACCCGATCACCGGCCGGCGCGCGCCGTCGGAGCGCTACGCGTTCGGGATCCGCTTCCGTTCGGAAGCCGAGACCGGCAACGTGAAGCAGGTCTGGGAGGTTTCGCGGCACCAGCACCTCACCGTGCTCGCGACCGCGTTCTACCTCACCGGCGACGCGCGCTACGCGCAGGCGGTCGCGACCCAGCTGCGATCGTGGTGGCGGCGCAATCCGTTCCTCTCAGGCGTCCACTGGACGAGTGGGATCGAGATCGCGCTCCGGCTCGTCGCCTGGGTGTGGATCCGGCGCCTCCTCGACGGCTGGGACGGCGTGCACGCGCTCTTCGACGACAACGACGACGCGCTCCGCCAGCTCGCGTGGCACCAGCAGTACCTGGCCGCGTTCCGCAGCGTCGGCTCGTCGGCGAACAACCATGTGATCGCGGAAGCCGCCGGGCAACTCGTCGCGAGTTGCGCGATGCCCTGGTTCGCACGCAGCGCGCAGTGGCGCACCGACGCGGCCGAGCTCCTCACGCGATCGGCGGACGCGAACACGTTCGCGAGCGGTGTGAACCGCGAGCTCGCGACCGACTACCACCTGTTCGTCGCCGAGCTGCTCCTGCTCGCGGCCGTGGAGAGCGACTGCCGGGGCCTGCCGCTCGCCGACTCGGTGTGGAACGCGATCGGGCGCATGATCGACGTCGCCGCGGCCGTGCTCGACGCGTCGGGCGGCGCGCCGCGGCAGGGCGACGCCGACGACGGGCGCGCGCTCGTCGTCGACGACCGCGCCGCGTCGCGCTGGGACGGACTGCTCGACATCGGCGCCCGTCTGTTCGGCGCACCGCCGTGGTGGCCGGAGCACACGTCGACGGTCGGGAGCCGGCTGCTCGGCTCGCTCGCGACGCGTCCACCGGTCGCGCGGCCCGAACGCGCCGCGCTCCGGCCCGCGCGCTTCCCCGACGCCGGCCTCGCACTCCTCCGCACGCGCCCCGACGACCCGCGGCCGGAGCTGTGGTGCCGCGCCGACGGCGGACCCCACGGCTTCCTCAGCACCGCCGCTCACGGGCACGCCGACGCGCTCTCGATCGAGGTGCGTCACGGCGGTGTCGAGATCTTCGTCGACCCCGGCACGTACTGCTACCACGGCGAGGCCGCGTGGCGGCAGTACTTCCGCTCGACGCTCGCGCACAACACCGTCGAGCTCGCGGGCCGAGACCAGTCGCGTTCGGGCGGGCCGTTCATGTGGGTGCGACACGCGCAGACGCAGGTATTGGAGGTCGTCGTCGACGGCGACGGCGAGATCGAGTCGTGGACCGCGCAGCACGACGGCTACGCCGACCTGAGTCCGCCCGCGATCCATCGGCGCACCGTTCGGCTCGACCGTGACGCGCGCCGCTTGGAGATCGTCGACGAGATCGACACGACGGGCGCGCACGCGTTACAGCTCGCGTTCCACCTCGGCTGCGACGTGTCGGTGCGGCCCGCGACCACGGACGCTTCGGTGTTCGCGCTCGCGTGGCCGACGGCCGCCGGCTGCGCGACGGCGACGTTGGTGCTCGCCGACGCGCTCGAGTGGCGCGTCGTGCGGGGCGGACTCGACCCGGTGCTCGGCTGGTACTCCCCGAGCTTCGGCGTGAAGCAGCCGACGACGACGCTCGTCGGCACCGGCACCAGCGTCGAGACCGCGCGTCGCCTCCACACGGAACTGGCCTTCGAGGACGCCGAAGCACGACCGCACGCGCGCGAAGCGAGCGGCGCCGCCTCGACAGTTCCCGGGCGCGTCGAGGAGGGCGAGCTTGCGAGCCCGACCCCGGAATCATGA
- a CDS encoding glycosyltransferase, whose protein sequence is MTDTATPTVIDLRAAPDDAATAAPRVVIATILPPDGSTGVQTHVREVHAYLESVGREVTIVHPRSHEAALALAVFAARVPVAAASEEAGIAWYREWHWRFLRRALRTELAQASNVVVYAQCPLAARAALDVRRGPHQRVVMAVHFDGSQADEWVDKGLIRDGGRVYRRIRALERLTIPNVDGVVFMSASATQSLRRYGLCLDASACQLVPNFAAPSTPRIPPTGGADLVTVGGLELYKNHQYLLHVLAAAKDLGRRYTVDIIGDGPTRRPLARLARELGIEDQVHLLGYVSGARDFLPAYRAYAHTATREVLPYAVIEAMAAGLPVVAGRIGGIAEMISDGSEGYFWPLDDAPAAAEVLVRLLDDEPHRAELGAQARVRFEDRYDARVVGPLLVDFLVHGRRGELPLVAAAPDTATRGDRNPPPPLPPEPKIVEPDDAAGRAKPSRRVFITTVDQAFSSASNFAVGVVVAHIAGLAGLGAFAVAYTAWLALGTAHRALITDPMAIDNDVLRADASARMSAGLAAEVTLGLGAAALLALLAAPLLFTGLRSYAIALLVLALFLPVLLVQDYWRWVGFMQARPERSLANDTLFNCVQALGFVVLIGAGFRSPSIAIVAWGVGAAAGAVYGARQFSVRFTRHGGPAMIRSRWPMSKWLFAGGLASWGSAQAYPLLAGPGVGSVGLGGLKAAQNLMSGPTLVLIQAGGSIGLPEASRSLERGGWPRLRRVALFVTLAGVASVGLVAAVVFAQGARILRVVYGGSSAHYATAARIIAFAWLVQTLGLGPILVLKATKQARMLFNIAVTSVVAACLLIPACSFAWGVNGTAWALVATAAVTAVVEIAAYYRTSRAFALDPHAKFEDDVERAVVS, encoded by the coding sequence ATGACTGATACGGCGACCCCGACGGTCATCGACCTGCGCGCCGCGCCCGACGACGCCGCGACCGCCGCGCCGCGCGTCGTGATCGCGACGATCCTGCCGCCCGACGGGTCGACCGGCGTGCAGACCCACGTGCGCGAGGTCCACGCCTACCTCGAGAGCGTCGGGCGCGAGGTGACGATCGTGCACCCGCGATCGCACGAGGCCGCGCTCGCGCTCGCGGTGTTCGCGGCGCGCGTGCCGGTCGCCGCCGCCAGCGAAGAGGCGGGCATCGCCTGGTACCGCGAGTGGCACTGGCGCTTCCTGCGGCGCGCACTCCGGACCGAGCTCGCGCAGGCGAGCAATGTCGTCGTCTACGCGCAGTGCCCGCTCGCGGCGCGCGCCGCGCTCGACGTACGGCGCGGTCCGCACCAGCGCGTCGTGATGGCCGTGCACTTCGACGGGTCGCAGGCCGACGAGTGGGTCGACAAGGGGCTCATCCGCGACGGCGGCCGCGTGTACCGCCGCATCCGCGCGCTCGAGCGGCTCACGATCCCGAACGTCGACGGCGTCGTGTTCATGTCGGCGTCGGCGACGCAGTCACTGCGCCGGTACGGGCTGTGCCTCGACGCGTCGGCGTGTCAGCTGGTGCCGAACTTCGCGGCGCCGAGCACGCCGCGGATCCCACCGACCGGCGGCGCCGACCTCGTGACCGTGGGCGGACTCGAGCTCTACAAGAACCACCAGTACCTGCTGCACGTGCTCGCAGCCGCCAAGGATCTCGGCCGGCGGTACACCGTCGACATCATCGGCGACGGCCCGACCCGCCGGCCCCTGGCGCGACTCGCGCGCGAGCTCGGGATCGAGGACCAGGTGCACCTGCTCGGCTACGTGTCGGGTGCGCGCGACTTCCTGCCCGCGTATCGCGCCTACGCGCACACCGCGACGCGCGAGGTGCTGCCCTACGCGGTGATCGAGGCGATGGCCGCGGGGCTGCCGGTCGTCGCGGGGCGCATCGGCGGGATCGCCGAGATGATCAGTGACGGTTCGGAGGGCTACTTCTGGCCGCTCGACGACGCGCCGGCCGCGGCCGAGGTGCTCGTCCGGCTGCTCGACGACGAACCGCACCGCGCCGAGCTCGGCGCGCAGGCGCGCGTCCGGTTCGAGGACCGCTACGACGCACGCGTCGTCGGCCCGCTGCTCGTCGACTTCCTCGTGCACGGTCGGCGCGGTGAGTTGCCGCTCGTGGCCGCCGCACCCGACACGGCGACGCGCGGCGATCGCAACCCACCACCACCGCTTCCACCCGAGCCGAAGATCGTCGAGCCCGACGACGCGGCCGGGCGCGCGAAGCCGTCGCGCCGCGTCTTCATCACGACGGTCGACCAGGCGTTCTCGTCGGCGTCGAACTTCGCGGTCGGGGTCGTCGTCGCGCACATCGCCGGCCTCGCAGGTCTGGGTGCCTTCGCGGTCGCGTACACCGCGTGGCTCGCGCTCGGCACCGCGCACCGCGCACTGATCACGGATCCGATGGCGATCGACAACGACGTGCTGCGCGCCGATGCGAGCGCGCGCATGAGCGCCGGCCTCGCGGCCGAGGTCACGCTCGGTCTCGGCGCGGCCGCGCTCCTCGCGCTCCTGGCCGCGCCCCTGCTCTTCACCGGCTTGCGGTCCTACGCGATCGCACTGCTCGTCCTCGCGCTCTTCCTACCGGTGCTGCTCGTGCAGGACTACTGGCGCTGGGTCGGCTTCATGCAGGCGCGGCCCGAGCGGTCACTCGCGAACGACACGCTCTTCAACTGCGTGCAGGCGCTCGGCTTCGTCGTGCTCATCGGCGCGGGGTTCCGATCGCCGTCGATCGCGATCGTCGCGTGGGGGGTGGGCGCGGCTGCGGGCGCGGTGTACGGCGCGCGGCAGTTCTCGGTGCGCTTCACCCGGCACGGCGGGCCCGCGATGATCCGCTCGCGTTGGCCGATGAGCAAGTGGCTGTTCGCCGGCGGCCTCGCGAGCTGGGGCAGCGCGCAGGCGTACCCATTGCTCGCAGGCCCGGGCGTCGGCTCGGTCGGGCTCGGCGGGTTGAAGGCCGCGCAGAACCTCATGAGCGGGCCGACGCTGGTTCTCATCCAGGCCGGCGGCAGCATCGGCCTGCCCGAGGCCTCGCGGTCGCTCGAACGCGGCGGCTGGCCGAGGCTGCGGCGCGTCGCGCTGTTCGTCACCCTCGCCGGTGTCGCGAGCGTCGGGCTCGTCGCCGCGGTCGTATTCGCACAGGGCGCGCGTATCCTGCGCGTCGTGTACGGCGGCTCGTCGGCGCACTACGCCACGGCGGCGCGGATCATCGCGTTCGCGTGGCTCGTGCAGACGCTCGGGCTCGGGCCCATCCTCGTGCTCAAGGCGACGAAGCAGGCGCGCATGCTCTTCAACATCGCGGTGACCTCGGTCGTCGCCGCGTGCCTGCTCATCCCGGCATGCTCGTTCGCGTGGGGCGTGAACGGCACCGCGTGGGCACTCGTCGCCACCGCGGCGGTCACCGCGGTCGTCGAGATCGCGGCGTACTACCGCACGAGCCGTGCGTTCGCGTTGGATCCGCACGCAAAGTTCGAGGACGACGTGGAACGCGCGGTGGTGTCGTGA
- a CDS encoding Wzz/FepE/Etk N-terminal domain-containing protein encodes MTEQPLDLRRMAGAIWRQRIRFLACAVIGLLLGTALAIASPPPYTARALVLLPASGLDSTGAPTRDVQTQVRIASSSDVLGRASRALHPSPGIAELRHRVHVSAPTPDLLQFAVHAPSKQVAETTANQVAASYVQWSQQGTSALVSRVVTTLKARATTLTAQATNLQSQIDAGLAALGQLDPTSAAAASEQAHLDSLRSQQSDLTSQLLNLNSQISDVQSNSAVTNSGTSVLQRASGASSALALTLTRDLGLGLLLGLIAGAVVALAYERRDRRLRRRDDIARAAGVPTIASVSTTSARSPEERLELMSRYEPTLDASFGLRWILRHLLTAHDDGPARVLVLQLPGDDAAQAVPLQLAAFSARAGVRTVLVDPIARPAIDLTTGGADHDDDDPSIPALPNLWLVDPRADAREIERCDPQLVIGVLVANGSPIERGNPDRLTTTLLAVSSGFATSETLGAVSMAASESGRSLLGVIVANPEPRDDSSGRDAAELEEPRPILPFPINPTHRAGSR; translated from the coding sequence GTGACCGAGCAACCCCTCGACCTCCGGCGCATGGCGGGCGCGATCTGGCGCCAGCGAATCCGTTTTCTCGCCTGCGCGGTCATCGGTCTCCTGCTGGGGACCGCGCTCGCGATCGCGTCTCCACCGCCCTACACGGCGCGCGCGCTCGTGTTGCTGCCCGCATCCGGGCTCGACTCCACCGGCGCGCCGACGCGCGACGTACAGACCCAGGTGCGCATCGCGTCGAGCAGCGACGTGCTCGGGCGCGCGAGCCGCGCGCTGCACCCGTCGCCCGGCATCGCCGAGCTGCGCCACCGCGTCCACGTGAGCGCGCCGACCCCGGACCTGCTCCAGTTCGCGGTGCACGCACCGTCGAAGCAGGTGGCCGAGACGACGGCGAACCAGGTCGCGGCCTCCTACGTCCAATGGTCGCAGCAGGGCACTTCGGCGCTGGTGTCGCGTGTCGTCACCACATTGAAAGCCCGCGCGACCACGCTCACCGCCCAGGCGACCAACCTCCAGAGCCAGATCGACGCAGGACTCGCCGCCCTCGGCCAGCTCGACCCCACCAGCGCCGCGGCCGCGAGCGAGCAGGCGCACCTCGACTCGTTGCGATCGCAGCAGTCCGACCTCACGTCGCAGCTGCTCAACCTCAACAGCCAGATCTCCGACGTCCAGTCGAACTCCGCGGTCACGAACTCGGGTACGAGCGTGCTCCAGCGCGCCTCGGGCGCGTCGAGCGCGCTCGCGCTCACCCTGACGCGCGACCTCGGCCTCGGGCTGCTGCTCGGCCTCATCGCGGGCGCGGTCGTCGCACTCGCCTACGAGCGTCGCGACCGACGACTCCGCCGGCGCGACGACATCGCGCGCGCCGCCGGCGTGCCGACGATCGCCTCGGTATCGACCACTTCGGCGCGCAGCCCGGAAGAGCGGCTCGAGCTCATGTCGCGCTACGAGCCGACGCTCGACGCGAGCTTCGGCTTGCGCTGGATCCTCCGCCATCTGCTCACCGCGCACGACGACGGCCCCGCTCGCGTGCTGGTGCTGCAGCTCCCCGGCGACGACGCCGCCCAGGCGGTGCCGCTGCAGCTGGCCGCGTTCAGCGCGCGCGCCGGCGTCCGCACGGTGCTCGTCGATCCGATCGCGCGACCGGCGATCGACCTGACGACGGGCGGCGCCGACCACGACGACGACGACCCGTCGATCCCCGCGCTCCCCAACCTGTGGCTCGTCGACCCGCGCGCCGACGCGCGCGAGATCGAACGGTGCGACCCGCAGCTCGTGATCGGCGTCCTCGTCGCGAACGGCAGTCCGATCGAGCGGGGCAACCCCGACCGGTTGACGACGACGCTGCTCGCGGTCTCGTCCGGCTTCGCGACGTCGGAGACGCTGGGCGCGGTGTCGATGGCCGCGTCCGAGTCCGGTCGCTCGCTCCTGGGCGTGATCGTGGCGAATCCCGAACCGCGCGACGACAGCAGCGGACGCGATGCCGCGGAGCTCGAGGAGCCACGGCCGATCCTGCCGTTCCCGATCAACCCCACGCACCGCGCGGGATCGCGATGA
- a CDS encoding O-antigen ligase family protein: MSTTTVAPIPTALAATEPKPARRDRRRLGLFVWALLFFNGLAFNQMPLLVPIPTFVGKLLTQGALALAVVLALWLNRDRVVRPNLFLTLFTVLALASLTVSIHAVYGFGTLFRAGRFCAFVAVLWLLTPLFGRPDRTLLKWHVTCLLGVLSTVVVGFFVAPGRARQTDGRLGGQLWPIPPTQVGHYAAVLAGIVVVLGLCGVLRARAAMLIAMPAVAVLLLSHTRTALIAMIAGVIFAMLSVLTMRRRVRQALIVAVVLGILGATVLAPALRTWFARGESSELVGQLNGRRTVWNELVQAPRTRVTEVFGIGLTNKSFAGLPIDNSWLATYQDQGLLGDALCAAILLSLLLLASMRPRGPGVAIAVFLVVYCAIASFTETGLGDVSPYVLDLTVAASLLALPGDGLRAVVSR, from the coding sequence GTGAGCACGACGACCGTCGCACCGATCCCGACCGCGCTCGCCGCGACGGAGCCGAAGCCGGCGCGGCGCGACCGCCGGCGCCTCGGCCTCTTCGTGTGGGCGCTGCTGTTCTTCAACGGGCTCGCGTTCAACCAGATGCCGCTGCTCGTCCCGATCCCGACCTTCGTCGGCAAGCTCCTGACGCAGGGCGCGCTCGCGCTCGCAGTCGTGCTCGCGCTGTGGCTCAACCGCGATCGCGTCGTCCGGCCGAACTTGTTCCTCACCCTGTTCACGGTCCTGGCGCTCGCGTCGCTCACCGTCAGCATCCACGCGGTCTACGGCTTCGGGACGCTCTTTCGCGCCGGGCGCTTCTGCGCGTTCGTCGCCGTGCTGTGGTTGCTGACGCCGCTGTTCGGGCGACCCGATCGCACGCTGCTGAAGTGGCACGTGACCTGTCTCCTCGGCGTCCTGTCGACGGTGGTCGTGGGGTTCTTCGTCGCGCCGGGCCGGGCGCGCCAGACCGACGGCCGGCTCGGCGGGCAGCTGTGGCCGATCCCGCCGACGCAGGTCGGTCACTACGCGGCGGTGCTCGCCGGCATCGTCGTCGTGCTCGGCCTGTGCGGTGTGCTGCGCGCCCGTGCCGCGATGCTGATCGCGATGCCGGCGGTCGCGGTGCTGCTCCTCTCGCACACCCGCACCGCGCTCATCGCCATGATCGCGGGAGTGATCTTCGCGATGCTGAGCGTGCTGACGATGCGGCGACGCGTGCGGCAGGCGTTGATCGTCGCGGTGGTGCTCGGCATCCTCGGCGCGACCGTGCTCGCGCCCGCGCTGCGCACGTGGTTCGCGCGCGGCGAGTCGTCGGAGCTCGTCGGGCAGCTGAACGGCCGCCGCACCGTGTGGAACGAGCTCGTGCAGGCGCCGCGCACACGCGTCACCGAGGTGTTCGGCATCGGGCTCACGAACAAGTCGTTCGCAGGCTTGCCGATCGACAACAGCTGGCTCGCCACGTACCAGGACCAGGGTCTGCTCGGCGACGCGCTGTGCGCCGCGATCCTGCTGTCGTTACTACTGCTCGCGAGCATGCGACCGCGCGGTCCCGGCGTTGCGATCGCGGTGTTCCTCGTCGTCTACTGCGCGATCGCGTCGTTCACGGAGACCGGGCTCGGCGACGTGTCGCCCTACGTGCTCGACCTCACGGTCGCGGCGTCGTTGCTCGCGCTACCGGGCGACGGCCTGCGCGCGGTGGTCTCGCGATGA